The proteins below are encoded in one region of Methylobacillus flagellatus KT:
- the ampD gene encoding 1,6-anhydro-N-acetylmuramyl-L-alanine amidase AmpD, giving the protein MGTTLSIDPQGLVPEAEFIASPNFDDRPAGTDICLIVIHNISLPPGEYGGPGITELFTNQLDPAGHPYYAGIHQLKVSAHFVIRRDGCLQQFVPCAARAWHAGASSWQGRERCNDFSIGIELEGSDDEAYTQVQYQVLEALIKLLALQYPICDIVGHSDIAPGRKTDPGPFFDWEKLGDLRTVMEKNGQSSIDS; this is encoded by the coding sequence ATGGGCACAACCTTGTCCATTGACCCGCAAGGCCTGGTGCCAGAAGCCGAGTTCATCGCCTCACCGAATTTTGATGATCGGCCTGCCGGCACCGACATCTGCCTGATCGTCATCCACAACATCAGCTTGCCGCCCGGAGAGTATGGTGGCCCTGGCATTACCGAACTGTTTACCAACCAGCTTGATCCAGCCGGGCATCCCTATTATGCAGGTATACACCAGCTCAAGGTTTCTGCACACTTTGTCATCAGGCGGGATGGCTGCCTGCAACAGTTTGTACCCTGTGCTGCCAGGGCATGGCATGCAGGGGCATCCAGCTGGCAAGGCCGAGAGCGCTGCAATGACTTTTCCATCGGTATCGAGCTGGAAGGAAGCGATGACGAGGCTTACACCCAGGTTCAATACCAGGTATTGGAAGCGCTGATCAAGCTTTTGGCTTTGCAATACCCAATCTGCGATATCGTCGGACATTCCGATATTGCACCTGGCCGCAAGACAGACCCCGGTCCTTTTTTTGACTGGGAAAAACTGGGTGACCTGCGGACAGTCATGGAAAAAAATGGCCAATCCAGTATAGACTCTTGA
- a CDS encoding sigma-54-dependent transcriptional regulator, translating to MSAFPACLVVDDETDIRELLVLTLERMDIRADSASSLSEAMHLLKKGQYGLCLTDMRLPDGSGLDLVNRIAQDYPGLPVAVITAYGSAENAVSALKAGAFDYLTKPISLKQLRPLVQSALKLSAADKANASEDTGALKLIGNSPAIQHVRSMIEKLSRSQAPVYISGESGSGKELAARLIHQHSSRRDGPFIAVNCGAIPENLMESEFFGHKKGAFTGAIQDKEGMFHAAKGGTLFLDEVADLPLAMQVKLLRAIQEKKVRMVGGTQEESVDVRIISATHKNLSVLMERGEFRQDLYYRLNVIELKLPALRDMPEDIPMLVDALLAKQCREQNRPIPTLSPEASHMLARHSFPGNVRELENVLERALALCDGNTITVDDLLLDQDASAHAPSARSAPEDEGLPLPDYLEHIEKTAILNALEKTQHNKTAAAKLLGVSFRTFRYRLSKLGLSKDTD from the coding sequence TGGAGCGCATGGACATCCGTGCGGATAGCGCGAGCAGCCTATCTGAGGCTATGCACCTGCTGAAAAAAGGGCAATATGGCTTATGTCTCACTGACATGCGATTACCGGATGGCAGCGGGTTGGACCTGGTCAATCGCATTGCCCAGGACTATCCCGGCCTGCCGGTTGCCGTCATTACCGCCTACGGCAGTGCGGAGAATGCCGTATCCGCGCTCAAAGCTGGCGCCTTCGACTACCTCACCAAGCCCATTTCGCTCAAGCAATTGCGCCCCCTGGTGCAATCCGCGCTCAAGCTGTCCGCCGCAGACAAGGCAAATGCATCCGAAGACACGGGCGCCCTGAAGCTTATCGGCAACAGCCCCGCCATCCAGCATGTGCGGAGCATGATAGAAAAACTGTCGCGCAGCCAGGCGCCAGTCTATATCAGTGGCGAATCCGGCAGTGGCAAGGAGTTGGCGGCCCGACTGATCCATCAGCACAGCTCGCGCCGCGACGGTCCCTTCATTGCCGTCAACTGCGGCGCCATTCCGGAAAATCTCATGGAGAGCGAATTTTTTGGCCACAAGAAAGGGGCATTTACCGGTGCAATTCAGGATAAGGAGGGCATGTTCCATGCCGCCAAGGGCGGCACCCTTTTCCTGGATGAGGTCGCCGACCTGCCGCTTGCCATGCAGGTCAAGCTGTTGCGCGCCATTCAGGAAAAAAAGGTGCGCATGGTTGGGGGCACCCAGGAAGAAAGCGTGGATGTGCGCATCATCAGCGCCACCCATAAAAACCTGTCCGTTCTCATGGAGCGTGGCGAGTTCCGCCAGGATCTTTATTACCGCCTCAATGTAATAGAACTCAAGCTGCCTGCCCTGCGCGACATGCCGGAAGACATTCCCATGCTGGTGGATGCCTTGCTAGCCAAGCAGTGCCGGGAGCAGAATCGCCCCATCCCCACATTATCCCCTGAAGCAAGCCACATGCTGGCAAGGCATAGCTTCCCAGGCAATGTGCGTGAACTGGAAAACGTCTTGGAACGGGCCCTGGCATTATGCGACGGCAACACCATCACCGTCGATGACCTTCTGCTGGACCAGGATGCCAGCGCTCACGCGCCCTCTGCCCGATCAGCCCCGGAAGACGAAGGCCTGCCATTGCCTGACTACCTAGAACATATCGAAAAAACTGCCATTCTCAATGCCCTGGAAAAAACCCAGCATAACAAGACAGCCGCCGCCAAGCTATTGGGCGTCAGTTTCCGCACCTTTCGCTACCGCCTCAGCAAGCTGGGCCTGAGCAAGGATACGGATTGA